GGCCGCCAGGATGATCCCGACAGGATGGTTGCGCCCCATCAGCGCCACCGCGATGCCGACGAAGCCGACCCCGCCGGTGAAGTTCAGGATGACGCGATGCTGCACCCCCAGGATCTCGTTGACGCCGACGAAGCCGGCCAGGGCACCGGAGATCAGCATGGCGATTATGATGTTCCGGGCGGGCGAGATGCCGGCATAGACCGCCGCCCGTTCGTTCCTCCCCACGGTCCGCAGCTCGTAGCCCCAGCGGGTCCGGCGCAGGAAGAGATGGAACAGGGCGCAGCAGGCCAGCGCCCACAGGAATGACAGGTTCAGGGGCGAGGCCGGGATGGCGATGCCGAACCAGCCGAGCGCCCGGTCCATCGACGGCAGCCAGACGCCGAGATCGAACTCGCGGGTTTCCGGCGACTGGCTGCCGGGGCGGATCAGCACGTCCACCAGCAGCCAGGTCATCAGCGAGGCGGCGATGAAATTGAACATGATCGTCGTGATGACGATGTGGCTGCCGCGCTTGGCCTGCAGCCAGGCCGGAATGAAGGCCCAGGCGGCTCCGAACAGTGCCGAGGCCAGCACCGCCAGCAAGGCCACCACCGGCCAGGGCCAGCCGGTCAGCGCCAGCGCCACCAGCCCGGCGCCGAGCCCGCCCAGATAGGCCTGTCCCTCGCCGCCGATGTTGAAGAGTCCGCAATGGAAGGCGATGGCGACCGCCAATCCGGTGAAGATGTAGTCGGTGGCGTAGTAGAGGGTGTAGCCAATGGCCTCCGGGTAGCCCACCGCCTCCGTCAGCATCAGCGACAGCACGTCGACCGGATTCTCGCCGATGACCAGGATCACCAGCCCCGACAGCACGAAGGCCGCGACGAGGTTGAGGACCGGCAGCAGCGCATACCCGACCCAGCCCGGCACGGCGCCCGGCTGTCCCCTGACCGACCCGCTCAGAACCACCGGCGTCTCCTGTTCAACCCATGCCTGGAGTCTTAACCGGCAACCCCTGCGCTGACCAAGCATTTCGTCCGCAGGCGGATCGAGGCTGATCCCCAACTTAGAAGCATTACAAAAATCTTGCCGCGGCGCAGCAATCTGGCATGATCATTACCCATACAAACTGTATGGCCATGGAGCACGCCCGATGCCGCTCGACGTTCCGCAGACCTTCCGCCACCACGTCTTCTGCTGCGCCCAGCAGCGCCCGCCCGGCCATCCCCGCGGTAGCTGCGCCGCCAATGGCGCCCATCCGCTGTGGCAGCGGCTTGACCAGAAAATCCAGGGCAAGGGGCTGGCCGATATCGGCATGGCGATGACGGGATGCCTCGGCTTCTGTTCCGCCGGTCCGCTGATGGTGGTCTATCCGGAAGGCATCTGGTATCGGCCCGAAACGCCGGAGGACATCGACGAGATCGTCGACTCGCATCTGGTCAACGACGCGCCGGTGGAACGGCTGGTGATGGTGCTGACCCGGTGAGGTGTCGGCTGACGATGCCCCCACCCCGCCGAAATTCCACGCCGGTCTGACCTGCGGTTGTGGCATTGGGACGCGATGGGGATTGCCCATAATGTGGGCATCTTCCGCCATTGCCGTCCCGATTCCCTGCCATGACCGACGCCGAGACCGCCGATCTGCTGCCCGCCGAGGCCGATTCGGTTCCCTATGCCGTCGGCTGCTTCCTGATCGCCATCCTGCTGTTCGCGGCGATGGATACGCTGATCAAGGTCCTGACGGCCGATTACCCGGTGCCGCAGCTGATGTTCGTGCGCTCGCTGGTCGCCTTCCTGCTGGTGGGCGGCTATACGCTGGTGCGCGGCGGCGGGATTGCCGCGATGCGGACACGGCGGCCCTGGGGCCATGTCTGGCGCGCCTTCGCCGGCCTGATCTCGATGGGCTGCTTCTTCTATGCCTTCAGGGAACTGCCGCTCGCCGACGTCTATGTGCTGAGCTTCGCCGGTCCGCTGTTCATCACTGCGCTGTCGGCCCCGCTGCTGGGCGAGCCGGTGGGCTGGCGCCGCTGGGCCGCCGTTGTCGTGGGATTCGGCGGTGTGGTGGTGATGGCGCAGCCATCGGCCGGGGCGCCGCTGGTGCCGGTGCTGGTCGGGCTGGTCGCCGCGCTGTTCTATGCCCTGGCGGCGCTGGCGGTGCGTGGCCTGTCGCGGACCGAGACCAGCGCATCGATCGTGCTTTATCTCCTGTTGACGACGACGGTGGTCAGCGGCGCGCTCGCGGTCCCGGTCTGGACGGCGCCGACCGCCTTCGGATTGGGGCTGATGTCGCTGGTGGGGGTGCTGGGCGCCGGGGCCCAGGTTCTGCTGACCCAGGCCTTCCGCCGGGCACCGCCGGCGGTGGTGGCGCCGTTCGAATATACCGGCATGGTGTGGGCCAGCCTGTTCGGCTGGCTGGTGTTCGGCGACCTGCCGACGGTGCCGGTGCTGGTCGGTGCCATGGTCATCATCGGCAGCGGCCTCTATATCCTGCATCGTGAAACGATGATGGCACGCCGCCGGCTGGGTTCTTGACAACAGGCGCTTGGCGGCGACACTCTCGCCGCTCGTTCACGGCTGGGGTGCCTGTGCCGACGCATGCTGTGCGGACGCATGGGCTGAGACACACCCATCGAACCTGATCCGGGTCATGCCGGCGAAGGGAGCCGACCGGATCCGCAAGGCGGC
The genomic region above belongs to Azospirillum thiophilum and contains:
- a CDS encoding (2Fe-2S) ferredoxin domain-containing protein, coding for MPLDVPQTFRHHVFCCAQQRPPGHPRGSCAANGAHPLWQRLDQKIQGKGLADIGMAMTGCLGFCSAGPLMVVYPEGIWYRPETPEDIDEIVDSHLVNDAPVERLVMVLTR
- a CDS encoding ABC transporter permease, with amino-acid sequence MVLSGSVRGQPGAVPGWVGYALLPVLNLVAAFVLSGLVILVIGENPVDVLSLMLTEAVGYPEAIGYTLYYATDYIFTGLAVAIAFHCGLFNIGGEGQAYLGGLGAGLVALALTGWPWPVVALLAVLASALFGAAWAFIPAWLQAKRGSHIVITTIMFNFIAASLMTWLLVDVLIRPGSQSPETREFDLGVWLPSMDRALGWFGIAIPASPLNLSFLWALACCALFHLFLRRTRWGYELRTVGRNERAAVYAGISPARNIIIAMLISGALAGFVGVNEILGVQHRVILNFTGGVGFVGIAVALMGRNHPVGIILAALLFGILAQGGGQLSFDYPTINRELVMVIQGLVILFAGAMENLFKPQIEALFRRRGAPTIPAGPTEAGPGGTGRS
- a CDS encoding DMT family transporter gives rise to the protein MTDAETADLLPAEADSVPYAVGCFLIAILLFAAMDTLIKVLTADYPVPQLMFVRSLVAFLLVGGYTLVRGGGIAAMRTRRPWGHVWRAFAGLISMGCFFYAFRELPLADVYVLSFAGPLFITALSAPLLGEPVGWRRWAAVVVGFGGVVVMAQPSAGAPLVPVLVGLVAALFYALAALAVRGLSRTETSASIVLYLLLTTTVVSGALAVPVWTAPTAFGLGLMSLVGVLGAGAQVLLTQAFRRAPPAVVAPFEYTGMVWASLFGWLVFGDLPTVPVLVGAMVIIGSGLYILHRETMMARRRLGS